The following are encoded in a window of Harmonia axyridis chromosome 7, icHarAxyr1.1, whole genome shotgun sequence genomic DNA:
- the LOC123685315 gene encoding uncharacterized protein LOC123685315, translating to MNAHDYSYYPVSPTYFPESEDIEEELLNLVDSDVTSHMSDEGHRLDEVASNNFLNCHINSQSLMAHRDDLVNTFSNCLHDLILVSETWLKPSLQSSAVDLKGYRLLRCDRVDRRGGGVAVYVKDNISCRIVKHSSSDKTPSLEYLFIEINLHKKFLVGVLYSPPMCSYFEEFDAVMAELVPIYSEIIMMGDLNTCMIRDSSRSKLLHNIFDSYNLKLINKKPTHHLPNSNTLLDSVVTSMPNKIFTFGQHDAYQFSHHDLIYAALNFKRPKFRRRVIKFRNLNIVDDIHIANRARVVDWKLVYQKPTLDEKVKFSNQRILEIYDDLAPVRTVTVRRPSCAWLNENLKQMMKKRDKLKSLYIKNPTPDNRELYRVMRNTCNHLCRNEKRRFFHENLLNVPPKKVWQTIRSVGIGRKELDSTCNLDADLLAKHFVSPCIPLDRDIKKSTLESLSSSPLPSRPSFEFVAITDNDIRLALNEITSRSVGCDDIGTALLKPIIDEILPVLNHVFNVPLVNGVFPSLWKQAKIIPIPKKQNADDVADFRPISILPTLSKIFEKIIYFQVVSYMDTYSLHNAYQSGFRRGHSTTTALTKVISDIGEAMDKRQLTVLVLLDFSKAFDTIDLDILIARLRILGFSSNTRRFFESYLKGRKIKVDTAQGASAWMDVSTGVPQGSVLGPLLFSIYIQTLLDRTSCRYHLFADDLQIYVHTSPEQFAEDVNKLNFDLALISKKASRTGPYNEKMQSRDYTDWKKFSNNLKLRITKIPQIDTSEEFKDRVKDLGEHTLKAFEESTKRVIKPTPRHKEGENPREMKELIKMNRRLRKNYRIYKTNEDRLKLNNHSQILKNALIELRRNRWNKKISELNTMDHSAWKM from the exons atgaatGCTCATGATTACTCTTATTATCCTGTTTCCCCTACATATTTCCCTGAAAGTGAAGACATTGAGGAGGAATTATTGAATCTTGTCGACTCAGATGTAACATCGCATATGTCAGATGAAGGTCATAGGCTCGATGAAGTTGCATCAAACAATTTCCTAAATTGTCACATAAATTCTCAGAGTTTGATGGCCCATCGAGATGACCTGGTAAATACATTCTCCAACTGCTTGCATGATCTGATACTTGTTAGTGAAACTTGGCTTAAACCATCTCTCCAGTCATCGGCGGTAGATTTGAAGGGATATAGGCTTCTGAGGTGCGATCGGGTTGATCGTCGAGGTGGGGGTGTTGCAGTTTACGTTAAAGATAACATTTCTTGTCGAATTGTAAAGCATTCAAGTTCGGATAAAACACCTTCATTAGAGTACCtcttcatagaaataaatttaCACAAGAAGTTTTTAGTTGGTGTTCTCTATTCACCCCCTATGTGTAGCTACTTTGAGGAATTTGATGCTGTAATGGCAGAGTTGGTTCCCATTTATTCGGAGATCATTATGATGGGTGATCTTAACACGTGTATGATTCGCGACTCAAGCAGGTCCAAACTTCTGCATAACATATTCGATTcttataatttgaaattgatcaacaaaaaaCCTACCCATCATTTACCTAACTCCAATACACTGCTTGATTCAGTTGTAACATCAATGCCTAACAAAATATTCACCTTTGGCCAGCACGATGCTTATCAGTTTTCACACCACGATTTGATTTATGCTGCTCTTAACTTCAAACGTCCTAAGTTCAGGCGACGTGTTATCAAGTTCCGAAACTTGAACATAGTGGATGATATCCATATTGCAAATAGGGCAAGAGTGGTGGATTGGAAGTTGGTATACCAAAAGCCTACACTTGATGAGAAAGTGAAATTTTCAAACCAAAGGATACTGGAAATTTATGATGATTTGGCTCCGGTGAGGACAGTGACAGTGAGGCGTCCTTCGTGTGCCTGGTTAAATGAAAACTTGAAGCAGATGATGAAGAAACGTGATAAATTGAAATCATTGTACATAAAAAACCCCACTCCTGATAATAGGGAATTGTACCGGGTAATGAGAAATACTTGCAATCACTTGTGCAGGAATGAGAagagaaggttttttcatgagaatcttCTTAACGTACCTCCTAAGAAAGTTTGGCAGACTATACGCTCAGTTGGAATTGGAAGGAAGGAACTTGATTCAACTTGCAACCTTGATGCAGATCTTCTGGCCAAGCATTTTGTTTCACCCTGCATCCCCTTGGATAGAGATATCAAAAAATCCACATTGGAATCACTCAGTTCATCACCATTACCTAGCAGGCCTTCTTTCGAGTTTGTGGCAATTACTGACAACGACATCAGGCTGGCTTTGAATGAAATAACCTCGAGATCAGTTGGCTGCGATGATATCGGAACAGCTCTTCTGAAACCGATTATCGATGAAATTCTTCCGGTCCTAAATCATGTATTTAATGTACCTTTAGTAAATGGTGTTTTTCCCTCATTATGGAAGCAGGCTAAGATAATTCCCATTCCCAAAAAGCAGAATGCCGATGACGTAGCTGATTTCCGTCCAATTTCCATTCTTCCCACCTTATCAAAGATTTTCGAGAAGATAATCTATTTTCAAGTAGTTTCGTACATGGATACTTATTCCTTGCACAATGCATATCAGTCGGGCTTCCGTCGGGGACACAGCACAACTACTGCTCTCACTAAAGTTATCAGTGACATCGGTGAAGCTATGGATAAGAGGCAGCTCACAGTATTGGTGCTTCTGGACTTTAGTAAAGCCTTTGATACTATCGACTTAGATATATTGATAGCTAGGTTGCGAATATTAGGCTTCTCTTCGAATACCAGAAGGTTTTTCGAGTCATATCTCAAGGGGAGAAAGATCAAGGTAGACACTGCCCAGGGGGCCTCTGCCTGGATGGATGTGTCGACGGGAGTACCACAGGGAAGCGTTTTGGGGCCGCTCCTCTTTTCCATTTACATACAAACCCTGCTCGATCGCACCAGTTGTAGGTACCATCTTTTTGCTGATGACTTGCAAATTTATGTACACACCTCACCGGAGCAATTTGCAGAAGACGTTAATAAACTCAACTTTGACCTGGCTCTGATATCTAAGAAAGCCTCAA gAACAGGACCTTATAACGAAAAAATGCAATCGAGAGATTATACGGACTGGAAGAAATTCAgcaacaatttgaaattgagaattACAAAAATACCACAGATTGACACGTCAGAAGAATTCAAAGATAGAGTAAAAGATTTAGGAGAACACACACTGAAGGCATTTGAGGAGAGCACGAAAAGGGTAATCAAACCAACACCAAGACATAAAGAAGGAGAGAACCCTAGAGAAATGAAAGAATTAATCAAAATGAACAGAAGACTAAGGAAAAACTATAGAATCTACAAAACAAACGAAGACAGGCTAAAACTGAACAACCATAGTCAAATCTTGAAAAATGCACTCATTGAACTGAGGAGAAATAgatggaataaaaaaataagcgAACTAAACACAATGGATCATTCCGCATGGAAAATGTAA